From Puntigrus tetrazona isolate hp1 chromosome 8, ASM1883169v1, whole genome shotgun sequence, the proteins below share one genomic window:
- the prxl2c gene encoding peroxiredoxin-like 2C: MAAVLPITRQIARSVPELRRASHDLCLSDINDCLIFDRHGVCKPFSSLFQRNKAIVIFVRNFLCYACKEYVEDLGKVPAQLLQDSNARLVVIGQSSWCHIEAFCSLTGYSHEIYVDPERRIYKKLGMRRGETYMETPSSSPHVKSGLLVGSLRSTWRAMTSPVFDFQGDPLQQGGALIVGPGPEVHFAHFDMNRLDHTPINRLLQSAGLQTLDFSDSPKIMDV, encoded by the exons ATGGCCGCCGTTCTCCCGATAACGCGACAGATCGCTCGCTCCGTTCCCGAGCTCCGACGAGCTTCCCACGACCTCTGCCTCTCTGACATCAACGACTGTCTGATATTCGATCGCCACGGTGTCTGTAAACCCTTCAGCAGCTTGTTTCAACGCAACAAGGCGATCGTTATATTCGTGAGG AACTTCTTGTGCTACGCCTGCAAAGAATACGTGGAGGATCTGGGCAAAGTACCTGCGCAGCTGCTGCAG GACTCGAATGCCAGGCTGGTGGTGATTGGACAGTCGTCCTGGTGTCACATAGAG GCCTTCTGCTCCCTGACAGGCTACTCTCACGAAATATATGTCGATCCGGAGAGACGGATTTACAAAAAGCTTGGAATGAGAAGAGGAGAGACGTACATGGAGACAC CTTCCAGCAGTCCCCATGTGAAGTCCGGCCTGCTCGTGGGGAGCCTGAGGAGCACGTGGCGCGCCATGACCAGCCCTGTGTTTGACTTCCAGGGAGATCCCCTGCAGCAAGGAGGAGCTCTGATCGTAGGCCCAG GTCCGGAGGTTCATTTCGCCCACTTTGACATGAACCGGCTGGACCACACGCCCATCAACCGGTTGCTTCAGTCGGCGGGCCTCCAGACGCTGGACTTCAGCGATTCGCCCAAAATCATGGACGTCTGA
- the cdc14b gene encoding dual specificity protein phosphatase CDC14B → MKRKSERRSESRKRLCASLRDQTESKSEIYLRITDQLYFALLHQKVKSTPDRHCFCIDEELSYENFYADFGPLNLAMFYRFCCKLNKKLKSCALAKKTIVFYTCGDRKKQANAAYLIGSYAVMHLQKTPEEAYSLLVSQNASYLPNRDASFGTCMYNLNILDCLLAVHKALHFGWLDFSKFNVEEYEHYERAENGDFNWIIPGKFLAFSGPHPKSKIENGYPLHAPEAYFPYFRKHNITTIIRLNKKMYDAKRFTDMGFKHHDLFFVDGSTPNDAIVTKFLNICENADGGIAVHCKAGLGRTGTLIGCYMMKHFRLTAAEAIAWIRICRPGSIIGPQQNFIDEKQTSLWAEGDSFRQKINEQENGSSKTAVAGILSGVGDISINGTNKNISQRKTASDARAEEEEEECGGLTQGDKLRALKSKRQSRASTGSISLEENTIHSKSTSRSLSSDKRKRTRASLGSIRATSPLHSRLAKSLGSLRVTACEKERVFSDVSAGSVAKADLVKRSSLKHLRPVNGQPQRSRAVSLQLCGLSSLDSVSATRPSGPGLSRLQRFFLHESVRRSGAPLSLLARCLLLMDDSC, encoded by the exons ATGAAGCGCAAGAGCGAGCGACGGAGCGAGTCGAGGAAGAGGCTCTGCGCGTCTCTGAGGGACCAGACCGAGTCAAAGAGCGAGATTTACCTTCGTATCACAG atCAGCTGTATTTCGCTCTTCTTCATCAGAAGGTGAAGAGCACTCCTGACAGACACTGTTTCTGCATCGATGAAGAGCTGTCCTATGAGAA CTTCTATGCGGACTTCGGCCCGCTCAACCTGGCCATGTTTTATCGCTTCTGTTGCAAACTCAACAAAAAGCTGAAG TCTTGTGCTCTTGCGAAGAAGACGATAGTGTTTTATACCTGCGGTGACAGAAAGAAACAAGCCAATGCTGCATATTTGATCGGCTCTTATGCT GTGATGCATCTACAGAAAACGCCAGAAGAAGCATACAGCCTTCTAGTCTCTCAAAATGCGTCTTATCTTCC CAACAGAGATGCCTCTTTTGGAACCTGCATGTACAATCTGAATATTCTCGACTGTCTGCTGGCTGTTCACAAG gctCTGCATTTCGGCTGGCTGGACTTCTCAAAGTTTAACGTGGAGGAGTATGAACACTATGAG CGGGCAGAAAATGGAGATTTCAACTGGATCATTCCAGGGAAGTTTTTGGCTTTCAGCGGCCCTCATCCAAAGAGCAAAATTGAGAATG GATACCCCCTTCATGCCCCTGAAGCGTATTTCCCCTACTTCAGGAAGCACAACATCACCACCATCATCCGGCTCAACAAGAAAATGTACGACGCCAAGCGTTTCACAGACATGGGCTTCAAACACCACGACCTGTTCTTCGTGGACGGCAGCACCCCCAACGACGCCATCGTCACCAAGTTCCTGAACATCTGCGAGAATGCTGACGGGGGCATTGCTGTCCACTGCAAAG CCGGTCTGGGCCGAACGGGGACGCTGATCGGCTGCTATATGATGAAGCACTTCAGACTGACTGCAGCCGAAGCCATCGCCTGGATCAGGATCTGCAGACCCGGCTCAATCATCGGACCTCAGCAGAACTTCATCGACGA GAAGCAGACGAGTCTGTGGGCCGAAGGTGATTCGTTCCGGCAGAAAATAAACGAGCAGGAGAACGGCTCGAGTAAAACGGCGGTGGCCGGAATCCTGTCCGGAGTGGGAGATATTTCCATTAATGGCACGAACAAGAACATTTCGCAGAGGAAAACGGCTTCGGACGCG CGCgctgaggaagaggaagaggagtgCGGAGGACTCACGCAAGGAGACAAACTGAGAGCTCTGAAGAGTAAGAGGCAGTCCAGAGCGTCCACGGGGTCCATATC GTTAGAAGAAAATACAATTCACTCCAAATCAACATCAAGGTCATTAAG CTCAGATAAAAGGAAAAGGACTCGGGCGTCCCTTGGATCCATCAGGGCGACCAG CCCTTTACATTCGAGGCTGGCTAAGTCTTTAGGCAGCTTGCGCGTAACGGCCTGTGAAAAGGAGCGCGTGTTTTCGGACGTTAGCGCTGGCTCAGTGGCCAAGGCCGATCTCGTCAAGCGGTCGAGCTTAAAGCACTTAAGGCCGGTGAACGGTCAGCCGCAGAGATCCCGCGCCGTTTCACTGCAGCTCTGCGGTCTGAGTTCCCTCGACTCAGTAAGTGCGACGCGGCCCTCGGGACCCGGGCTCTCCCGTCTTCAGCGCTTCTTCCTGCATGAGTCCGTCAGGCGGAGCGGGGCGCCTCTCTCTTTGCTTGCTCGCTGTCTTCTGCTGATGGATGATTCATGCTAA
- the znf367 gene encoding zinc finger protein 367, with protein MADSKHQAMLCNDSPKRVLVSVIKTTPIKPRAADSLMPTSPGFSDFMVYPWRWGENAHNVTLSPGSGSGTASPTRNSGSPAESDVSSCPEHLKDGIRRGRPRADTVRELINEGENSTSRIRCNICNRVFPREKSLQAHKRTHTGERPYLCDYPDCGKAFVQSGQLKTHQRLHTGEKPFVCSEKGCGSRFTHANRHCPKHPYARLKREEPAGRPGKSQGADNKAVAEWLARYWQMREQRTPAPTKAKTLSESALEDQEQQDPLDFLPSDEGEEEEPDEEKSGGGTARRRLQEQRERLHGALALIELANNLSA; from the exons ATGGCTGACAGCAAGCATCAGGCGATGCTTTGTAACGACTCGCCGAAGAGAGTCCTGGTGTCCGTGATCAAGACGACCCCCATCAAACCGAGAGCGGCGGACTCCCTGATGCCCACCAGCCCCGGCTTCAGTGATTTTATGGTGTATCCGTGGCGCTGGGGCGAAAACGCGCACAACGTGACTCTGAGCCCCGGGTCTGGGAGCGGAACCGCCTCGCCGACCAGAAACAGCGGCTCTCCCGCCGAATCAGACGTCAGCTCCTGCCCCGAACACCTCAAG GACGGCATTCGTCGGGGACGCCCGCGGGCGGACACCGTCCGGGAGCTGATCAACGAGGGCGAGAACTCCACCAGCCGCATCCGCTGCAACATCTGCAACCGCGTCTTTCCCCGCGAGAAATCTCTCCAGGCGCACAAGCGCACGCACACGG GTGAGAGACCGTACCTGTGCGACTATCCGGACTGCGGGAAAGCGTTCGTCCAGAGCGGACAGCTGAAGACCCATCAGCGCCTGCACACCGGAGAAAAACCCTTCGTCTGCTCGGAGAAAG GTTGCGGCAGCAGATTCACACACGCTAACCGTCACTGCCCCAAACACCCTTACGCCCGGCTGAAGCGCGAGGAGCCCGCCGGCCGCCCCGGGAAGTCACAGGGGGCCGATAACAAGGCTGTGGCCGAGTGGCTGGCGAG ATACTGGCAGATGAGGGAGCAGAGAACGCCGGCTCCGACTAAAGCAAAGACTCTGAGCGAGAGCGCTCTGGAGGACCAGGAGCAGCAGGACCCTCTGGACTTCCTGCCGTCCGACgagggagaagaggaggagccGGACGAGGAGAAGAGCGGCGGAGGCACGGCGCGGAGGCGTCTTCAAGAGCAGCGCGAGCGTCTTCACGGCGCGCTGGCGCTCATCGAGCTAGCCAACAACCTCTCTGCCTGA
- the slc35d2 gene encoding UDP-N-acetylglucosamine/UDP-glucose/GDP-mannose transporter, with protein sequence MTLSGEGERARLMKFASAAFYALCSFSIIVVNKSILTEYKFPSFMFLGIGQMTATIIILYVAKMNKAVSFQDFDKSIPAKIFPLPLLYVGNHVTGLGGTKKLSLPMFTVLRKFTILLTMIMESRILRKSFAPSLVCSVLAIVAGALVAASSDLSFNAEGYTFVLLNDVFTAASGVYTKKKLGMEGLGKYGVLFYNAFIIIIPTVVVSAYTGDLQKALTFEGWMSVVFIFHFLLSCVMGFILMYSIILCSYYNTALTTTVVGAVKNVAVMYIGMFVGGDYVFSWTNFIGLNICISAALIYSYITFHSSAPEATEDKLSVHVTESLPERT encoded by the exons ATGACGTTGAGCGGCGAGGGCGAGCGCGCGAGACTCATGAAGTTCGCTTCCGCCGCCTTTTACGCCCTTTGCTCGTTTTCCATCATCGTGgtcaataaaagtattttaactgAATACAA GTTCCCGTCGTTTATGTTTCTCGGGATCGGACAG ATGACGGCTACGATCATCATTCTGTACGTTGCCAAAATGAACAAAGCAGTCAGCTTTCAGGACTTCGACAAAAGTATTCCTGCAAAg ATATTTCCTTTGCCGTTGCTGTACGTGGGGAATCACGTGACCGGATTAGGAGGCACTAAGAAACTCAG CTTACCCATGTTCACTGTGCTCAGAAAATTCACCATTCTACTCACAATGATCATGGAATCCAGGATACTGAG GAAAAGCTTTGCTCCGTCGCTGGTTTGCAGCGTTCTGGCTATAGTCGCGGGCGCTCTGGTGGCGGCCAG CTCGGACCTGTCCTTCAACGCCGAAGGATACACGTTTGTTCTGCTGAACGACGTCTTCACGGCCGCTAGTGGAGTTTACACCAAGAAGAAACTGGGGATGGAG GGTCTGGGCAAATACGGGGTTTTGTTTTATAACgcttttatcatcatcatccccACGGTCGTGGTGAGCGCTTACACCGGAGACCTGCAGAAG GCTCTGACCTTTGAAGGATGGATGTCTGTTgtgttcatatttcattttttattgtcttgTGTCATGGG gtttattttgatgtattCCATCATCCTCTGCAGTTATTATAACACAGCACTAACCACCACAGTCGTCGGGGCAGTTAAA AACGTTGCTGTGATGTATATCGGTATGTTCGTCGGCGGAGACTATGTCTTCTCGTGGACAAACTTCATAGGGCTAAATATATG CATCTCGGCGGCTCTGATTTACTCCTACATCACGTTTCACAGCAGCGCCCCGGAAGCCACCGAAGACAAGCTGAGCGTTCACGTCACAGAGAGCCTTCCGGAGAGAACGTGA
- the ccl27a gene encoding C-C motif chemokine 27a → MKLRTTSVLPLAFVVVTIIILTSTEVDGIPSCCVRLSKNIPRSKLRLVTKHEMQLKSGVCDIDAAILHVGKQRICVHPKVLKLLKRLKKQRKAKRIQAKIK, encoded by the exons ATGAAGCTCAGAACTACATCTGTCCTGCCGCTCGCCTTCGTCGTCgtcaccatcatcatcctcaccaGCACCGAAG TGGATGGCATTCCCAGCTGTTGTGTGAGACTTTCAAAGAACATCCCTCGGAGCAAGCTGCGTTTGGTCACCAAGCACGAGATGCAGCTCAAGTCTGGAGTGTGTGACATCGACGCAGCGAT ATTGCACGTCGGAAAGCAGAGGATCTGTGTTCATCCTAAAGTCTTAAAACTTTTGAAGAGACTCAAGAAGCAACGCAAAGCCAAACGGATTCAAGCTAagattaaataa